Proteins encoded in a region of the Diabrotica virgifera virgifera chromosome 4, PGI_DIABVI_V3a genome:
- the LOC126883928 gene encoding eukaryotic translation initiation factor 3 subunit C → MSRFFAGSDSDSDSSSEEEIIQRPQVPAYTFSDDEEEVKRVVRSAKEKRYEELTNTIKQIRNFKKIKDMSSMLNSFEELQKAYQKAAPVIVKEENGQTPRFFIRCLAEMEDFINEMWEDRDGRKNMSKNNSKSLTSMRQKLRKYLKDFEDDLAKFKENPEQPDDEEEEEKPEVAEDSENEAPSKNAFLKAPPKQVVDDKDESSDSDDWPSDSESSLSSSDDDEGKYQSIRERFLKRTGPAHEEDEERERRKEEKRKERKEKGRKLKKDEEEDGEGKWETVNRGFAIPSEKPKMFAKDAEIDLNLVIKKLSEIMAARGKKRTDRREQIELLHELQNVSEQHQLGAAIFIKIKLAIISAIFDYNPKVSDAMKPEYWLKLLERMSEMLGMLLNTTNLVVSDGITEEMENLEEPPYRIRGCILTSVERLDDEFTKLLKECDPHSNEYVERLKDECKVSSIIDKTMKYLERSNVSSELCRIYLRKIEHLYYKFDPRVLQQKADPLVVPKDEMNSVQEMEKLCKFIYAKDSTDRLRTRAILSHIYHHALHDNWFQARDLVLMSHLQETIQHSDPSTQILYNRTMAHLGLCAFRHANIKDAHNCLVDLMMTGKPKELLAQGLLPQRQHERSKEQEKIEKQRQMPFHMHINLELLECVYLVSAMLIEIPYMAAHEFDARRRMISKTFYQQLRSSERQSLVGPPESMREHVVAAAKAMRNGNWAACNTFIINDKMNAKVWDLFYQADQVRSMLTKLIKEESLRTYLFTYSHVYDSISMATLAEMFQLGKPVVHSIISKMIINEELMASLDDPTQTVVMHRSEPSRLQSLALQLADKINNFVDSNERILESKQGNFFLRGANQGNFRGDRQNYRGNNQNWDRQRRDRDRKEKDNY, encoded by the exons ATGAGTAGATTTTTCGCTGGATCCGATTCAGATTCGGATAGCTCATCCGAAGAAGAGATTATCCAACGTCCCCAAGTACCAGCTTATACT TTCAGTGACGATGAGGAGGAGGTAAAACGTGTAGTAAGATCAGCGAAAGAAAAGCGCTATGAAGAACTTACAAATActattaaacaaatcagaaattttaagaaaattaaggaTATGTCTAGCATGTTGAATA GTTTTGAGGAATTACAAAAGGCATACCAAAAAGCTGCTCCTGTTattgtcaaagaagaaaatgGCCAGACTCCAAGATTTTTTATTAGGTGTTTGGCCGAAATGGAAGACTTTATTAATGAAATGTGGGAAGATAGAGATGGGAGGAAAAACATGAGCAAAAACAATAG caaatcacTCACATCTATGAGACAGAAGTTGAGAAAATATTTGAAAGATTTTGAAGATGACTTGGCTAAATTTAAGGAAAACCCAGAACAGCCTGATGATGAGGAAGAGGAGGAAAAGC CTGAAGTAGCTGAGGATTCCGAGAACGAAGCTCCATCCAAAAACGCGTTTCTCAAAGCTCCACCCAAACAAGTTGTAGACGACAAAGATGAATCGTCAGACTCGGATGACTGGCCATCTGACTCTGAATCTAGTCTGTCATCATCTGATGACGACGAAGGCAAATACCAGAGCATAAGGGAGCGTTTCTTGAAGAGAACTGGGCCCGCTCACGAAGAAGATGAAGAAAGGGAAAGGAGAAAGGAGGAGAAAAGGAAGGAGAGAAAGGAGAAAGGTAGGAAGTTGAAAAAGGATGAGGAGGAGGATGGTGAAGGCAAGTGGGAGACTGTTAATCGAGGTTTCGCCATCCCTAGT GAAAAACCTAAAATGTTCGCCAAGGACGCCGAAATCGATCTAAACCTTGTAATCAAGAAACTCAGCGAAATCATGGCAGCTAGAGGCAAAAAGCGCACAGATAGACGCGAACAAATAGAACTCCTGCACGAACTCCAAAATGTTTCTGAGCAACACCAATTGGGAGCGgctattttcattaaaattaaactcGCCATCATATCTGCCATTTTCGATTACAACCCCAAAGTTTCTGACGCAATGAAGCCGGAGTATTGGCTGAAATTGTTGGAGAGGATGAGCGAAATGTTGGGCATGTTGTTGAATACTACCAATCTAGTAGTTTCTGATGGAATTactgaagaaatggaaaatcTTGAAGAACCCCCGTATCGCATTAGGGGCTGTATACTAACATCAGTGGAAAGACTGGATGACGAGTTTACTAAACTACTCAAAGAGTGTGATCCTCACAGTAACGAGTATGTAGAACGGTTAAAGGATGAATGTAAGGTTTCTAGTATCATCGATAAAACAATGAAATACTTGGAAAGGAGTAACGTATCTTCCGAACTATGTAGGATATATTTACGAAAAATCGAGCATTTGTATTACAAATTCGATCCTAGAGTATTACAGCAAAAAGCTGATCCTCTCGTAGTACCCAAAGACGAGATGAACTCCGTGCAAGAAATGGAGAAACTATGCAAATTTATCTACGCAAAAGATAGTACTGACAGATTGAGAACTAGAGCTATTTTGTCCCATATATATCATCACGCTCTGCATGACAACTGGTTCCAAGCAAGGGATTTGGTATTGATGTCACATCTACAAGAAACGATTCAGCATTCTGATCCCAGCACACAAATTTTGTATAACCGGACAATGGCGCATTTGGGATTGTGTGCATTTAGACACGCTAACATTAAGGATGCCCATAACTGTTTAGTTGATTTGATGATGACTGGAAAACCAAAGGAGTTACTGGCACAag GTTTGCTTCCACAAAGACAACACGAACGCAGCAAAGAACAGGAGAAAATCGAGAAACAGCGTCAAATGCCCTTCCACATGCACATCAATCTCGAACTCTTAGAATGTGTGTATTTAGTCTCCGCCATGTTGATCGAAATCCCGTATATGGCTGCGCATGAATTCGACGCCAGACGCAGGATGATTTCTAAGACCTTCTATCAGCAGTTGCGTTCTTCCGAACGTCAAAGCTTAGTGGGACCTCCGGAAAGCATGCGAGAGCACGTCGTCGCGGCGGCTAAAGCAATGAGGAACGGCAATTGGGCGGCATGCAACACTTTTATCATTAACGACAAGATGAATGCCAAAGTGTGGGATCTGTTTTACCAAGCCGACCAAGTTAGATCCATGTTGACGAAATTGATAAAAGAAGAGTCTTTGAGGACGTATTTGTTTACCTACTCCCACGTTTACGATTCAATTTCGATGGCCACTTTGGCGGAAATGTTCCAGTTGGGCAAACCCGTCGTGCATTCTATTATTTCTAAGATGATCATTAACGAAGAATTGAtg GCATCTTTAGACGACCCGACTCAAACTGTTGTAATGCACAGAAGCGAACCATCCCGTCTACAATCTTTGGCTTTGCAACTGGCGGATAAAATCAACAATTTCGTCGATTCCAACGAAAGAATATTGGAATCCAAACAAGGAAACTTCTTCCTAAGGGGAGCAAACCAG